Proteins from a genomic interval of Luteibacter pinisoli:
- a CDS encoding DUF4019 domain-containing protein yields MANAPRIGPQPKSLDKALASAQHWVQLSDARRPDAMWLEAGMMMQRMVPRAEWVRYLRKIRVDRGVLVGREWFEMARVRDPVGLPPGDYLNVIFLAHYARAVLFETVSLAPGADGWLPVGYVIRPVQREINFVP; encoded by the coding sequence GTGGCCAACGCCCCGCGGATCGGCCCGCAGCCCAAGTCCCTCGACAAGGCCCTCGCCAGTGCCCAGCACTGGGTGCAGCTGTCCGACGCCCGCCGCCCCGACGCCATGTGGCTCGAGGCCGGGATGATGATGCAGCGGATGGTGCCGCGCGCCGAGTGGGTGCGGTACCTGCGCAAGATCCGGGTCGATCGTGGCGTGCTCGTGGGCCGCGAGTGGTTCGAGATGGCCCGCGTGCGGGATCCGGTCGGCTTGCCGCCCGGCGATTACCTCAACGTGATCTTCCTCGCGCATTACGCCAGGGCGGTGCTGTTCGAAACCGTGTCGCTGGCGCCCGGCGCCGATGGGTGGTTGCCCGTGGGCTACGTGATCCGCCCCGTCCAGCGTGAGATCAATTTCGTCCCATAG
- a CDS encoding SIMPL domain-containing protein, with translation MTTRLRILTIAAILAAAPALAPAQTAPHIAVSGHAERIVQPDRFHIDIDIEAIDAKPARARTRVEEHMTAVVAAFRANHALPESIDASTISISPHERTRGEDSVVDGTEVRRTASATFTRMEDLRAFIDGLDAAGNELQISGTKMTRSDAEAIDTELREEAMHDSQRNAERIARAYDTKLGQVFSVSDRAEAMGGYSDMDGIVVMANKKEATPISLETGGLKMQRTIYAIFLLEPAKR, from the coding sequence ATGACGACGCGTCTTCGTATCCTGACCATCGCGGCCATCCTTGCCGCCGCCCCGGCGCTCGCGCCTGCCCAGACGGCCCCGCACATCGCCGTGTCCGGCCATGCCGAGCGCATCGTGCAGCCGGACCGGTTTCATATCGACATCGACATCGAAGCCATCGACGCCAAGCCGGCGCGTGCCCGCACCCGCGTGGAAGAGCACATGACCGCGGTGGTTGCCGCGTTCCGTGCGAACCACGCCCTGCCGGAATCGATCGACGCGTCGACGATCTCGATCTCGCCGCACGAGCGGACGCGTGGCGAGGACAGCGTCGTGGACGGCACCGAGGTCAGGCGGACGGCGTCAGCCACCTTTACCCGCATGGAAGACCTGCGCGCCTTCATCGATGGGCTGGATGCCGCCGGCAACGAACTGCAGATCAGCGGCACGAAGATGACCCGCAGTGACGCGGAAGCCATCGACACCGAGCTGCGCGAGGAGGCTATGCATGATTCCCAGCGCAACGCCGAGCGCATCGCACGCGCGTACGATACGAAGCTCGGCCAGGTGTTCTCGGTCTCTGATCGTGCCGAAGCCATGGGTGGCTATAGCGACATGGACGGCATCGTGGTGATGGCTAACAAGAAGGAAGCCACGCCCATCAGCCTGGAGACCGGCGGCCTTAAAATGCAACGCACGATCTACGCCATCTTCCTGCTCGAACCGGCTAAACGATGA
- a CDS encoding SIMPL domain-containing protein, which yields MKLRLVLVLSTALLPMAAIAQSAMPNLPNIVVMGHAEKEVDPNRFKVELRVSTADKSPAVARKNVEARMAQVLDAFRAHHALPATVHATSMEITQDVRFVDGQSRSSGTRVTRSADAVFTSIEDLRGFVDAIPADEVLQITGTSTTRDDLPAIKRELRRAAVEDSKANATELAASYGVRVGPLYTVSAQPLAGVDRTLGGYDRMFMSVAAPAPPANVTRLQAGSFTVSEDIYALYLIQPASL from the coding sequence GTGAAGCTTCGTCTTGTCCTGGTACTCAGCACCGCGCTCCTGCCGATGGCCGCCATCGCGCAGAGCGCGATGCCCAACCTCCCGAACATCGTGGTCATGGGCCACGCGGAGAAGGAGGTGGACCCTAACCGGTTCAAGGTCGAACTGCGGGTGAGCACGGCGGACAAGTCGCCGGCGGTGGCGCGGAAGAACGTCGAAGCGCGCATGGCGCAGGTGCTCGACGCCTTCCGCGCCCACCATGCCCTGCCAGCCACGGTGCATGCGACCAGCATGGAAATCACGCAGGACGTCCGCTTCGTGGACGGCCAGTCCCGCTCGTCCGGGACGCGCGTTACCCGTTCGGCCGATGCCGTCTTCACCTCCATCGAGGACCTGCGCGGCTTTGTCGATGCCATCCCGGCCGACGAGGTGCTGCAGATCACCGGCACCTCGACCACACGCGACGACCTGCCGGCGATCAAGCGTGAGCTGCGCCGCGCAGCCGTCGAGGATTCCAAAGCGAACGCCACCGAGCTGGCAGCGAGTTACGGCGTACGCGTCGGCCCGCTGTACACCGTCTCGGCCCAGCCGCTCGCGGGTGTGGACCGCACCCTGGGTGGTTACGACAGGATGTTCATGTCCGTAGCGGCCCCGGCGCCGCCGGCGAACGTCACCCGGCTCCAGGCCGGGTCATTCACCGTCAGCGAAGACATCTACGCGCTGTACCTCATCCAGCCGGCGAGCCTCTAA